One Thunnus thynnus chromosome 18, fThuThy2.1, whole genome shotgun sequence genomic region harbors:
- the LOC137169867 gene encoding uncharacterized protein, producing MEQKGDQLDRETFSCSICLDLLKDPVTIPCGHSYCMNCIRTHWDGEDQRKIYSCPQCRQTFAPRPVLVKNTMLAALVEQLKKTGLQAAPADHCYAGPEDVACDVCTGRKRKALKSCLTCPASYCENHLQPHYHVDQFKKHKLVDPSEKLQENICSHHDEVMKIFCRTDQQSICYLCSVDEHKGHDTVSAAAVRTERQRELEVSRQQIQQRIQDREKDVKLLQQEVEAVSRSADKAVEDSEKIFTELIRLIQKRSSDVKQQIRSQQETEVSRVKELQEKLKQEITELKRKDAELKKLSRTEDHTQFLHNYPSLSQLSASTDSSSINIRPLRYFDDVTAAVSELRDKLQDILRENWTNISLTVTEVDVLLPQPGPKTRAEFLKYSREITLDPNTANTWLLLSEGNRKAERMKQQQSYSSHPDRFINNVQVLSRESLTGRCYWEVEWRGEGVEVAVVYKNINRAGSSKECRFGRNDKSWMLYCDTNSYTFWFNNISTSVSGPGSSRVGVYLDHSAGILSFYSVSETMTLLHRVQTTFTQPLYAGLWLCYNEATAELCKLKYETSQSSLRAEMEQKGDQLDRETFSCSICLDLLKDPVAIPCGHSYCMNCIKGFWDGEDQRKIYSCPQCRQTFTPRPVLMKNTMLAALVEQLKKTGLQAAPADHCYAGPEDVACDVCTGRKLKALKSCLQCLISYCENHLQPHYHVDQFKKHKLVDPSEKLQENICSHHDEVMKMFCRTDQQSICYLCSVDEHKGHDTVSAAAERTERQRELEVSRQQIQQRIQDREKDVKLLQQEVKAVSRSADKAVEDSEKIFTELIRLIQKRSSDVKQQIRSQQETEVSRVKELQEKLEQEITELKRKDAEMKQLSHTEDHNQFLLNYPSLSQLSEPTDSSSINIRPLRYFEDVTAAVSELRDQLQDILRVKWTNISLAVTEVDVLLSELEPKTRTEFLKYSCEITLDPNTAHTYLLLSEGNRKAELTRQQQSYSSHPERFNYYDQVLSRESLTGRCYWEVEWRGRGIYVAVAYKNISRAGDSDECVFGLNDKSWSLSCYINSYSFWFNNISTPVSGPGSSRVGVYLDHSAGILSFYSISETMTLLHRVQTTFTQPLYAGLWLYIGSTAELCKLK from the exons atggagcagaaaggagatcagctggaccgagaaaccttctcttgttcaatctgtctggatctactgaaggatccggtgactattccctgtggacacagttACTGCATGAACTGTATTAGAACACACTGGGATggagaggatcagaggaagatctacagctgccctcagtgcagacagaccttcgcaccgaggcctgtcctggtgaaaaacaccatgttagcagctttagtggagcagctgaagaagactggactccaagctgctcctgctgatcactgctatgctggacctgaagatgtggcctgtgatgtctgcactgggaggaagcggaaagccctcaagtcctgtctgaCTTGTCCggcctcttactgtgagaatCATCTTCAGCCTCACTACCATGTcgatcaatttaaaaaacacaagctggttgACCCCTcagagaagctccaggagaacatctgctctcatcatgatgaggtgatgaagatattctgccgtactgatcagcagagtatctgttatctctgctctgtggatgaacataaaggccatgacacagtctcagctgcagcagtgaggactgagaggcagagagagctcgaggtgagtcgacaacaaatccagcagagaatccaggacagggagaaagatgtgaagctgcttcaacaggaggtggaggccgtcagtcgctctgctgataaagcagtggaggacagtgagaagatcttcactgagctgatccgtctcatccagaaaagaagctctgatgtgaagcagcagatcagatcccagcaggaaactgaggtgagtcgagtcaaagagcttcaggagaagctgaagcaggagatcactgagctgaagaggaaggaCGCTGAACTGAAGAAGCTCTCACGCACAGAGGATCACacccagtttctacacaactacccctcactgtcacaactcagtgcatctacagactcatccagcatcaatatccgtcctctgagatactttgacgatgtgacagcagctgtgtcagagctcagagataaactacaggacatcctgagggagaattggacaaacatctcactgacagtgactgaagtggacgttttactgccACAACCAggacccaagaccagagctgagttcttaaaatattcacgtgaaatcactctggatccaaacacagcaaacacatggctgttattatctgaggggaacagaaaagcagaacgaatgaaacaacaacagtcttattctagtcacccagacagattcattAATAACGttcaggtcctgagtagagagagtctgactggacgttgttactgggaggtggagtggagaggggaAGGAGTTGAGGTAGCAGTCGTATACAAGAATATCAACAGAGCAGGAAGCTCGAAGGAATGTAGATTTGGACGTAATGACAAATCTTGGATGTTATATTGTGACACtaacagttatacattttggttcaacaacatCTCAACTTCtgtctcaggtcctggttcctccagagtaggagtgtacctggatcacagtgcaggtattctgtccttctacagcgtctctgaaaccatgactctcctccacagagtccagaccacattcactcagcctctctatgctggactttggCTTTGTTATAATGAAGccacagctgagttgtgtaaactcaaata tgaaacaagTCAGTCgtcactgagagctgaaatggagcagaaaggagatcagctggaccgagaaaccttctcttgttcgatctgtctggatctactgaaggatccggtggctattccctgtggacacagctactgcatgaacTGTATTAAAGGCTTCTGGGATggagaggatcagaggaagatctacagctgccctcagtgcagacagaccttcacaccgaggcctgtcctgatgaaaaacaccatgttagcagctttagtggagcagctgaagaagactggactccaagctgctcctgctgatcactgctatgctggacctgaagatgtggcctgtgatgtctgcactgggaggaagctgaaagccctcaagtcctgtctgcaGTGTCTGATCTCTTACTGTGAGAATCATCTTCAGCCTCACTACCATGTcgatcaatttaaaaaacacaagctggtcgacccctcagagaagctccaggagaacatctgctctcatcatgatgaggtgatgaagatgttctgccgtactgatcagcagagtatctgttatctctgctctgtggatgaacataaaggccacgacacagtctcagctgcagcagaaaggactgagaggcagagagagctcgaggtgagtcgacaacaaatccagcagagaatccaggacagagagaaagatgtgaagctgcttcaacaggaggtgaaggccgtcagtcgctctgctgataaagcagtggaggacagtgagaagatcttcactgagctgatccgtctcatccagaaaagaagctctgatgtgaagcagcagatcagatcccagcaggaaactgaagtgagtcgagtcaaagagcttcaggagaagctggagcaggagatcactgagctgaagaggaaagacgctgaaaTGAAgcagctgtcacacacagaggatcacaaccagtttctactcaactacccctcactgtcacaactcagtgaacctacagactcatccagcatcaatatccgtcctctgagatactttgaggatgtgacagcagctgtttcagagctcagagatcaactacaggacatcctgagggtgaaatggacaaacatctcactggcagtgactgaagtggacgttttactgtcagaactagaacccaagaccagaactgagttcttaaaatattcatgtgaaatcactctggatccaaacacagcacacacatatcTATTATTATCTGAGGGAAACAGAAAGGCAGAACTAACGAGAcaacaacagtcttattctagtcacccagaAAGATTCAATTATTATgatcaggtcctgagtagagagagtctgactggacgttgttactgggaggtggagtggagagggagaggaatttatgtagcagtcgcatacaagaatatcagcagagcaggagatTCAGATGAATGTGTATTTGGATTAAATGACAAATCTTGGTCTTTATCTTGTTACATTAACAGTTATTcattttggttcaacaacatttcaactcccgtctcaggtcctggttcctccagagtaggagtgtacctggatcacagtgcaggtattctgtccttctacagcatctctgaaaccatgactctcctccacagagtccagaccacattcactcagcctctctatgctggactttggCTTTATATTGGATccacagctgagttgtgtaaactcaaatag
- the LOC137169854 gene encoding DNA-binding protein RFX6-like, with amino-acid sequence MYHLNLRSNLIFFDYRFSGSKLKNEGGFTRKYSLSSKTGTLLPDFPSAQHLLLQGNISREKVDTLIMMYKTHCQCILDNAINVNFEEIQNFLLHFWQGMPDHLLPLMENPVIVDIFCVCDSILHKVVIKSDLQFADGCNQHVM; translated from the exons atgtatcatttaaaTTTACGGTCAAATCTGATTTTCTTTGATTACAGGTTTTCAGGGAGCAAACTCAAGAACGAG GGAGGTTTCACCAGGAAATACTCACTGAGCTCTAAAACTGGAACATTACTCCCAGACTTCCCCAGTGCTCAGCATCTTCTGCTGCAGGGAAATATCTCCAGAGAAAAG gtggacactctcatcATGATGTATAAAACACACTGCCAGTGCATCTTGGACAATGCCATTAATGTCAACTTTGAGGAG aTCCAGAATTTTCTGCTTCACTTCTGGCAGGGAATGCCCGACCACCTGCTGCCGCTGATGGAAAACCCAGTGATAGTTGACATCTTCTGTGTCTGCGACTCTATTCTACATAAGGTTGTCATAAAATCAG atctacagtttgcagatgggtgtaaccaacatgtaatgTAG
- the LOC137169855 gene encoding uncharacterized protein, with protein MEQKGDQLDRETFSCSICLDLLKDPVTIPCGHSYCMNCIKTHWDGEDQRKIYSCPQCRQTFTPRPVLMKNTMLAALVEQLKKTGLQAAPADHCYAGPEDVACGVCTGRKLKALKSCLTCSASYCEKHLQPHYDAAPLKKHKLVDPSEKLQENICSRHDEVMKMFCRTDQQSICYLCSLDEHKGHDTVSAAAERTERQRELEVSRQQIQQRIQDREKDVKLLQQEVEAISRSADKAVEDSEKIFTELIRLIQKRSSDVKQQIRSQQETEVSRVKELQEKLEQEITELKRKDAELKKLSHTEDHTQFLLNYPSLSQLSASTDSSSINIRPLRYFEDVTAAVSELRDQLQDILREKWTNISLTVTEVDVLLSELEPKTRAGFLKYSREITLDPNTANTELLLSDGNRKAELMRQQQSYSSHPERFTYYTQVLSRESLTERCYWEVEWRGRGVEVAVAYKNISRAGDSDKCVFGLSDKSWSLSCNIKSYKFWFNNITTSVSGPGSSRVGVYLDHSAGILSFYSVSETMTLLHRVQTTFTQPLYAGLWLYIGSTAELCKLKYKSCQAAETHVVQIRAQTCFTSQEVKLRQSLPLRAEMAQKGDQLDRETISCSICLDLLKDPVAIPCGHSYCMNCIKGFWDGEDQRKIYSCPQCRQTFAPRPVLMKSTMLAALVEQLKKTGLQAAPADHCYAGPEDVACDVCTGRKLKALKSCLTCSASYCEKHLQPHYDAAPLKKHKLVDPSEKLQENICSRHDEVMKMFCRTDQQSICYLCPVNEHKGHDTVSAAAERTERQRELEVSRQQIQQRIQDREKDVKLLQQEVEAVSRSADKAVEDSEKIFTEVIRLIQKRSSDVKQQIRSQQETEVSRVKELQEKLEQEITELKRKDAELKKLSHTEDHNQFLLNYPSLSQLSTSTDSSSINIRPLRYFEDVTAAVSELRDQLQDILREKWTNISLAVSEVDVLLSEPEPKTRAEFLKYSREIKLDPNTANTLLLLSEGNRKAERMKQQQSYSSHPDRFINNVQVLSRESLTGRCYWEVEWRGEWDGVGVAVAYKNISRAGESDECRFGRNDKSWMLDCDTNSYSFWFNNISTPVSGPGSSRVGVYLDHTAGILSFYSVSETMTLLHRVQTTFTQPLYAGLCLYYGSTAELCKLK; from the exons atggagcagaaaggagatcagctggaccgagaaaccttctcttgttcgatctgtctggatctactgaaggatcccgtgactattccctgtggacacagttACTGCATGAActgtattaaaacacactgggatggagaggatcagaggaagatctacagctgccctcagtgcagacagaccttcacaccgaggcctgtcctgatgaaaaacaccatgttagcagctttagtggagcagctgaagaagactggactccaagctgctcctgctgatcactgctatgctggacctgaagatgtggcctgtggtgtctgcactgggaggaagctgaaagccctcaagtcctgtctgaCTTGCTCggcctcttactgtgagaaacaccttcaGCCTCATTATGATGCAGCTCcgttaaagaaacacaagctggtcgacccctcagAGAAGCttcaggagaacatctgctctcgtcatgatgaggtgatgaagatgttctgccgtactgatcagcagagtatctgttatctctgctctttggatgaacataaaggccacgacacagtctcagctgcagcagaaaggactgagaggcagagagagctcgaggtgagtcgacaacaaatccagcagagaatccaggacagagagaaagatgtgaagctgcttcaacaggaggtggaggccatcagtcgctctgctgataaagcagtggaggacagtgagaagatcttcactgagctgatccgtctcatccagaaaagaagctctgatgtgaagcagcagatcagatcccagcaggaaactgaagtgagtcgagtcaaagagcttcaggagaagctggagcaggagatcactgagctgaagaggaaagacgctgaactgaagaagctctcacacacagaggatcacaccCAGTTTCTActcaactacccctcactgtcacaactcagtgcatctacagactcatccagcatcaatatccgtcctctgagatactttgaggatgtgacagcagctgtgtcagagctcagagatcaactacaggacatcctgagggagaaatggacaaacatttcactgacagtgactgaagtggacgttttactgtcagaactagaacccaagaccagagctggattcttaaaatattcacgtgaaatcactctggatccaaacacagcaaacacagagctgtTATTATCTGATGGGAACAGAAAGGCAGAACTAATGAGAcaacaacagtcttattctagtcacccagaAAGATTCACTTATTATActcaggtcctgagtagagagagtctgactgaacgttgttactgggaggtggaatggagagggagaggagttgaggtagcagtcgcatacaagaatatcagcagagcaggagactCGGATAAATGTGTATTTGGACTCAGTGACAAATCTTGGTCTTTATCttgtaacattaaaagttataaattttggttcaacaacatcacaacttccgtctcaggtcctggttcctccagagtaggagtgtacctggatcacagtgcaggtattctgtccttctacagcgtctctgaaaccatgactctcctccacagagtccagaccacattcactcagcctctctatgctggactttggCTTTATATTGGATccacagctgagttgtgtaaactcaaa TACAAGAGCTGTCAGGCTGCGGAAACACATGTTGTTCAGATCAGAGCTCAAACCTGTTTCACTTCtcaggaagtgaaactcagacagtcgttgccactgagagctgaaatggcgcagAAAGGAGATCAGCTGGACCGAGAAACCATCTcttgttcgatctgtctggatctactgaaggatccggtggctattccctgtggacacagttACTGCATGAACTGTATTAAAGGCTTCTGGGATggagaggatcagaggaagatctacagctgccctcagtgcagacagacctttgcaccgaggcctgtcctgatGAAAAGCACAatgttagcagctttagtggagcagctgaagaagactggactccaagctgctcctgctgatcactgctatgctggacctgaagatgtggcctgtgatgtctgcactggaaggaagctgaaagccctcaagtcctgtctgaCTTGCTCggcctcttactgtgagaaacacctccagCCTCATTATGATGCAGCTCcgttaaagaaacacaagctggtcgacccctcagAGAAGCttcaggagaacatctgctctcgtcatgatgaggtgatgaagatgttctgccgtactgatcagcagagtatctgttatctctgcccTGTgaatgaacataaaggccacgacacagtctcagctgcagcagaaaggactgagaggcagagagagctcgaggtgagtcgacaacaaatccagcagagaatccaggacagagagaaagatgtgaagctgcttcaacaggaggtggaggccgtcagtcgctctgctgataaagcagtggaggacagtgagaagatcttcactgaggtgatccgtctcatccagaaaagaagttctgatgtgaagcagcagatcagatcccagcaggaaactgaagtgagtcgagtcaaagagcttcaggagaagctggagcaggagatcactgagctgaagaggaaagacgctgaactgaagaagctttcacacacagaggatcacaaccagtttctactcaactacccctcactgtcacaactcagtacatctacagactcatccagcatcaatatccgtcctctgagatactttgaggatgtgacagcagctgtgtcagagctcagagatcaactacaggacatcctgagggagaaatggacaaacatctcactggcAGTGAgtgaagtggacgttttactgtcagaaccagaacccaagaccagagctgagttcttaaaatattcacgtgaaatcaaactggatccaaacacagcaaacacactgctgttattatctgaggggaacagaaaagcagaacgaatgaaacaacaacagtcttattctagtcacccagacagattcattAATAACGttcaggtcctgagtagagagagtctgactggacgttgttactgggaggtggagtggagaggggaATGGGATGGAGTTGgtgtagcagtcgcatacaagaatatcagcagagcaggagaatCGGATGAATGTAGATTTGGACGTAATGACAAATCTTGGATGTTAGATTGTGACACTAACAGTTATTcattttggttcaacaacatctcaactcccgtctcaggtcctggttcctccagagtaggagtgtacctggatcacacagcaggtattctgtccttctacagcgtctctgaaaccatgactctcctccacagagtccagaccacattcactcagcctctctatgctggactttgtCTTTATTATGGATccacagctgagttgtgtaaactcaaatag
- the LOC137168797 gene encoding DNA-binding protein RFX6-like, with protein MPMKRSSESSARDGVFLIHSLTKTLCSSPEETRTDFNGQTHFHQEDDSGIKSEAEDSNETPSSEEDQDLVDYNPDLTVKQSISSSSSSSSRKTISQIIKDKKKQTQLTLQWLEENYIVCEGVCLPRCILYAHYLDFCRKEKLEPACAATFGKTIRQKFPLLTTRRLGTRGHSKYHYYGIGIKESSAYYHSVYSGKGLTRFSGSKLKNEGGFTRKYSLSSKTGTLLPDFPSAQHLLLQGNISREKVDTLIMMYKTHCQCILDNAINVNFEEIQNFLLHFWQGMPDHLLPLMENPVIVDIFCVCDSILYKVLTDVLIPATMQEMPESLLADIRNFAKHWEHWLASSLENLPECLAAKKLPIARRFVSSLKRQTSFLHLAQIARPALFDQAVVTNMVLDIDNVDLSSISSQPLLSITATGDQDQDIYSEYDSITVFRELKELLRKNATVESFIEWLDSVVEHKVIKPGKQSGRSVKKRAQDFLLRWSFFGARVMHNLTLNNASSFGSFHVIRMLLDEYILLALETQFNNDKEQDLQNLLDKYMKNADASKAAFMASPSSCFLANRNKATAAIDQSVKNESLVEHAYMSLSTNQQQGLETSTVVYQGTDSVGFTVSGGQMDFSQVSAPLMTPPISPAALVHRGSVINQGPMAGRPLTSSSSSSLSCSSSSSSCLSSLSAMTQPSPCASYPETLYHCLPQTSSGYFPPASGSSTSVYQPALRPQPQSQCLASVQTSSLAYHLSRFPSFNDQHLTKDVFYSHHHPSSHHHSSNSTNCSLTPYASAVRPTSSYSSGTDPVQTEQGLDAPTAAQILDSAEGFSFVGAGLNPSSGGCQGQTYSAAGHSGYYGNSSYLDSQRMTSLVDQHVSVISSVGSLRPFPPTYSEVHDPLNILDEPGRKTGAYFTEAETGADHSLPSAGSAPCMYGVPSPFTSQDALLSQQRVPSSSDVQELVSSLPPINTVFMGAGGVQ; from the exons ATGCCAATGAAACGCAGCAGTGAGAGCTCAGCCAGGGATGGAGTGTTTCTTATTCACTCTTTAACCAAGACTTTGTGCAGCTCACCAGAGGAAACACGCACAGACTTTAACGGACAGACACACTTTCATCAGGAGGATGATTCTGGGATTAAATCAG AAGCAGAGGACAGTAATGAGACGCCGTCCTCTGAGGAGGACCAGGATCTGGTGGACTATAACCCGGATCTGACCGTCAAACAGagcatctcttcctcctcctcctcctcctccaggaaGACCATCAGTCAGATCATCAAAGACAAGAAGAAGCAGACACAGCTCACACTGCAGTG GCTGGAGGAGAATTATATAGTGTGTGAAGGAGTGTGTCTGCCTCGCTGTATCCTCTACGCTCACTATCTGGACTTCTGCAGGAAGGAGAAACTAGAGCCAGCCTGCGCTGCAACATTtggaaag ACGATCCGACAGAAGTTTCCTCTTCTAACGACAAGAAGACTGGGAACCAGAGGACACTCCAA ATATCATTACTATGGGATTGGCATCAAAGAGAGCAGTGCTTACTATCACTCTGTGTATTCTGGGAAAGGTTTGACCAG GTTTTCAGGGAGTAAACTCAAGAACGAG GGAGGTTTCACCAGGAAATACTCACTGAGCTCTAAAACTGGAACATTACTCCCAGACTTCCCCAGTGCTCAGCATCTTCTGCTGCAGGGAAATATCTCCAGAGAAAAG gtggacactctcatcATGATGTATAAAACACACTGCCAGTGCATCTTGGACAATGCCATTAATGTCAACTTTGAGGAG aTCCAGAATTTTCTGCTTCACTTCTGGCAGGGAATGCCCGACCACCTGCTGCCGCTGATGGAAAACCCAGTGATAGTCGACATCTTCTGTGTCTGCGACTCTATTCTATATAAG GTTCTTACAGACGTTCTGATTCCTGCTACGATGCAAGAGATGCCCGAGAG TCTGTTAGCAGATATCCGCAACTTTGCCAAACACTGGGAGCACTGGCTAGCCTCCTCCCTGGAAAACCTCCCAGAATGCCTTGCAGCCAAGAAACTCCCAATTGCACGCCGCTTCGTCTCCTCCCTGAAGAGACAGACCTCGTTCTTACACCTGGCACAG ATAGCTCGTCCAGCGCTGTTTGACCAGGCCGTGGTCACCAACATGGTGTTGGATATCGACAACGTAGATCTCAGCAGCATCAGCTCGCAGCCTTTACTCAGCATCACTGCGACAGGCGACCAGGACCAAGACATCTACTCTGAGT ATGACTCCATCACCGTCTTCCGGGAGCTGAAAGAGCTGCTGAGGAAGAACGCCACGGTGGAGTCCTTCATCGAGTGGTTGGACTCTGTCGTGGAGCATAAAGTCATCAAG CCCGGTAAGCAGAGCGGTCGGTCGGTGAAGAAGCGAGCTCAGGACTTCCTGCTCAGGTGGAGTTTCTTCGGTGCCAGAGTGATGCACAACCTCACACTCAACAACGCCTCCAGCTTTG GTTCCTTCCATGTGATCAGGATGCTGTTAGATGAATATATCCTGTTGGCTCTGGAAACTCAGTTTAACAACGACAAGGAGCAGGACCTACAGAACCTCCTGGACAAATACATGAAGAATGCAG acGCCAGTAAAGCAGCGTTCATGGCCTCTCCCAGTTCCTGCTTCCTAGCCAATCGCAACAAGGCCACTGCTGCCATTGACCAATCAGTGAAGAATGAGTCTTTGGTAGAACACGCCTACATGTCTCTCTCCACCAATCAGCAGCAAGGTCTGGAGACGAGCACTGTCGTGTACCAGGGGACGGATTCTGTTGGTTTCACAGTTTCAG GTGGTCAGATGGACTTCTCTCAGGTCAGCGCCCCCCTCATGACGCCCCCCATCTCTCCGGCAGCGTTGGTGCACCGAGGCTCCGTCATCAACCAGGGGCCGATGGCGGGGAGACCCCTGAcgtcttcctcttcttcctccttgtcctgctcctcctcctcttcctcctgcctctcctctctcagcGCCATGACGCAGCCCAGCCCCTGCGCTTCCTACCCAGAGACCCTGTACCACTGCTTACCTCAGACCAGCTCCGGTTACTTCCCTCCAGCCAGCGGCTCCTCGACCTCCGTCTACCAGCCTGCACTCAG GCCTCAGCCTCAGAGTCAGTGTCTAGCTTCAGTTCAGACCTCGTCCCTGGCCTACCACCTCTCCCGGTTCCCCTCCTTCAATGACCAGCACCTGACTAAAGACGTGTTCTAcagtcatcatcatccatcatccCACCATCACTCATCCAACAGCACCAACTGCTCCCTGACACCTTATGCTTCTGCAGTCCGACCCACATCCAGCTACAGCTCAGGCACGGATCCGGTCCAGACTGAACAGGGGCTGGATGCTCCGACAGCAGCCCAGATACTGGACTCAGCAGAAGGGTTCAGCTTTGTGGGGGCCGGGCTGAACCCTTCCAGCGGTGGGTGTCAGGGACAGACGTACTCAGCTGCAGGACACAGTg GTTACTATGGCAACAGCAGTTACCTGGACAGCCAACGGATGACATCACTGGTTGACCAGCACGTATCTGTCATCAGCAGCGTCGGCAGTCTCCGCCCGTTCCCTCCAACGTACTCCGAAGTCCACGATCCGCTCAACATCCTGGACGAACCGGGAAGGAAAACAGGAGCGTACTTCACCGAGGCCGAAACCGGAGCAG ATCATTCCCTTCCCTCGGCAGGATCTGCTCCCTGCATGTACGGCGTTCCCTCTCCGTTCACCTCTCAGGACGCGCTGCTCTCCCAGCAACGTGTGCCGTCATCTTCAGACGTGCAGGAGCTGGTGTCCTCGCTGCCTCCCATCAATACCGTCTTCATGGGCGCAGGAGGAGTACAATGA